One Candidatus Cardinium hertigii DNA window includes the following coding sequences:
- a CDS encoding HD domain-containing protein: MLPKVTALSEEVVIKTISFIKNAHGLVVRKSGDPYYTHPMTVTTILLEVTQDSITLLAGLLHDVVEDTPITLNQIALMYGMEVATIVDTVTHYNTSGFKWKLSKNKNIKLLNKCKDSRVIQIKLADRLHNLRTLGVQKSKDQQRIAEETLTFYIPWGKRNKGPLHWLEEMERICEKMLQPRHS, translated from the coding sequence TTGTTGCCTAAAGTAACTGCACTTTCAGAAGAAGTTGTAATCAAAACTATTTCATTTATTAAAAATGCCCATGGGTTAGTTGTTCGTAAATCGGGGGATCCCTACTATACCCATCCGATGACTGTAACCACAATATTGCTGGAGGTTACCCAGGATTCTATAACACTTTTAGCTGGATTATTGCATGATGTTGTAGAGGATACCCCTATTACGTTAAATCAAATAGCACTGATGTATGGAATGGAAGTGGCTACTATAGTGGATACAGTTACCCATTATAATACCAGTGGATTTAAGTGGAAATTAAGTAAAAATAAAAATATAAAACTATTAAATAAATGCAAGGATAGTAGGGTCATACAAATTAAGCTAGCAGATAGGTTGCATAATTTGCGCACATTGGGTGTTCAAAAGTCGAAAGATCAACAACGTATAGCGGAAGAAACCTTAACTTTTTATATTCCATGGGGTAAAAGAAACAAAGGACCCCTGCATTGGTTAGAAGAAATGGAACGCATTTGCGAAAAAATGCTTCAACCACGCCATTCGTAA
- a CDS encoding FAD-dependent oxidoreductase — protein MIKQLPIKIRLAYGSMLMGLYGCANYLTNHDMHKPEIRKIILPSLQSEDLGNAICCYRPSRLDGPNISIVEKNQKVIAHNYGHETFGWSLAPGSAKYIVDLLVNQAERWELQKDTPIALIGAGALGLYTAYYLQKRGYTHITIIAEHFDHITSCYAGALFIPPLETAVASIDPAVLSGITIDSYWFYKTIACKAHSDFKEGAKLLPAYFKNEMANYEPLVHRQIIQPPQPVIVDFNNGVTRALVAYDESLFIDVAVMLSNLYDFLKQQPNITFELRKITLFNDIHEKFIFNCSGLGAIALNDDHDMVSTQGHLIMLNNQIPANLNYILSIPMGEGKTAAGQLVQYLFEFYPKHLKHTDSHSVGAVGGTIIKGATKATPNKELFPIILRHARAFFYGGV, from the coding sequence ATGATAAAGCAGCTACCTATAAAAATTAGGCTTGCTTATGGTAGTATGCTAATGGGTCTATATGGTTGTGCCAACTATTTAACGAACCATGACATGCATAAGCCAGAAATTAGAAAAATCATACTTCCTAGCTTACAATCAGAAGATTTAGGAAATGCTATCTGTTGCTATCGACCTAGCAGGCTAGACGGACCCAATATAAGCATAGTAGAAAAAAATCAGAAAGTTATTGCCCATAACTATGGGCATGAAACATTTGGATGGTCTTTAGCGCCTGGTTCCGCAAAATATATTGTTGATTTATTGGTTAATCAAGCAGAAAGATGGGAATTGCAAAAAGACACCCCTATAGCCCTTATTGGTGCAGGGGCTTTGGGTTTATATACCGCTTATTATTTGCAAAAAAGAGGCTATACGCATATTACAATTATTGCGGAGCATTTTGATCATATAACATCATGCTATGCAGGGGCGCTTTTTATACCACCATTAGAAACAGCTGTTGCTAGCATAGACCCAGCAGTGCTTAGCGGTATAACGATTGATAGCTATTGGTTTTACAAAACAATTGCTTGTAAAGCGCATAGCGATTTTAAGGAGGGAGCTAAGCTGCTCCCTGCCTATTTTAAAAATGAAATGGCTAACTATGAACCTCTTGTTCATCGACAAATCATCCAGCCACCTCAACCGGTTATAGTTGATTTTAACAATGGCGTTACAAGAGCATTGGTAGCTTATGATGAGAGTCTTTTTATAGATGTAGCAGTCATGCTAAGCAATTTGTATGACTTTTTAAAACAACAACCGAACATTACATTTGAATTGAGAAAGATTACACTATTTAATGACATCCATGAAAAATTTATTTTCAACTGTAGTGGACTGGGTGCTATAGCGCTCAATGATGACCATGACATGGTTTCTACCCAAGGTCATTTGATTATGTTAAACAATCAAATTCCTGCAAATTTGAATTATATCCTATCCATTCCTATGGGGGAAGGGAAAACAGCAGCTGGCCAGCTCGTACAATATTTATTTGAATTTTATCCCAAGCATCTTAAGCATACCGATAGCCATAGTGTAGGTGCTGTAGGTGGAACCATTATTAAAGGAGCAACAAAGGCAACACCTAATAAAGAACTATTTCCTATTATATTGCGCCATGCAAGAGCATTCTTTTATGGAGGTGTCTAA
- a CDS encoding GNAT family N-acetyltransferase, whose protein sequence is MCFKSAHNTRTNKHSISRSVMVGMLLFIGGCNKFTTSMLHSDTQEAGSVENNLIQNVPSKTAIKVLDLASVSHDQQETYLKQIAQWYYDEWGKYCASDKPNVQSFQIEKSELVANQLPVTLIACEGTPPTDKLVAVVRLKKDAIEDANKEKIFPEGTYALSGLYVAKHYRGKNIGKTLVAQALTIAIKQYHAEALGFFSHSKKAQSLYEHYGIPLCGRRKIHDKEAALYFMDNPALLLQKLSMPPYEEGT, encoded by the coding sequence ATGTGTTTTAAAAGTGCCCATAATACGAGGACAAATAAGCATAGCATCAGCCGATCAGTTATGGTAGGTATGCTATTGTTTATAGGGGGCTGTAATAAATTTACTACAAGCATGCTGCATTCAGATACACAAGAAGCAGGTAGTGTGGAAAATAATCTCATACAAAACGTACCAAGCAAAACAGCTATTAAAGTTTTGGATTTAGCTTCTGTATCACACGATCAACAAGAAACATATCTCAAACAGATTGCCCAATGGTACTACGACGAATGGGGCAAATATTGTGCGTCGGATAAACCAAACGTACAAAGTTTTCAAATAGAAAAAAGCGAACTAGTAGCCAATCAATTACCTGTAACGCTCATAGCATGCGAAGGTACGCCCCCTACAGACAAGCTGGTAGCGGTAGTCCGTTTAAAAAAGGATGCGATAGAAGATGCCAACAAGGAAAAGATATTCCCAGAAGGAACCTATGCATTATCTGGCCTATATGTTGCTAAACATTACCGCGGTAAAAATATTGGCAAAACCCTAGTGGCTCAAGCGCTAACTATAGCCATTAAGCAATACCACGCAGAAGCTTTGGGTTTTTTTAGCCATTCGAAAAAAGCACAAAGTCTATATGAACATTATGGTATTCCACTATGTGGTAGGAGGAAAATACATGACAAAGAAGCAGCTCTATACTTCATGGATAATCCTGCGCTTCTTCTACAAAAGTTGAGCATGCCCCCTTATGAGGAAGGAACATAA
- a CDS encoding ankyrin repeat domain-containing protein has protein sequence MKQIKSIRNGLLFFFFLYPFGAFASNTVKIQGSHEAREDASSKHTAVEKRGQNLITFIKTKGKEISVDDTFLHNISNNLTLQEVKALAQTDLWNPHIRYVLFAKVTGWLTLGKCKGREKEFSKKQLQVYRTILDFIYKQGIDVNDNTKLDSVELQLDNGNTLLMQVISNGRDLVDQMLPLMYLRTFKADPFVYNYRDRKNALHFLLLKGHDVQQCIINVIQQHPAIKAHINDQTIYGDTALHLACVRRDLTNIKQLLKHGAKDSLHMVNKIGKKPVDMLLMPTEERMRWIYLYLGFDNLSADYFNNSERLAKYLKLALLEEEKKALAYVATIDEKKFNADPNAIEAMLEDTNKDSSIHSNVKEHVIA, from the coding sequence ATGAAACAAATAAAATCCATTCGGAACGGTTTATTGTTTTTTTTCTTTTTGTATCCTTTTGGGGCATTTGCAAGTAATACCGTTAAGATACAAGGATCGCATGAGGCTAGGGAAGATGCTTCCTCCAAACATACTGCTGTTGAAAAAAGAGGTCAAAACTTGATTACATTTATAAAGACAAAAGGTAAGGAAATTAGTGTAGATGATACATTCCTACACAATATCAGTAATAATTTGACTTTACAAGAAGTAAAAGCATTGGCACAAACTGATCTATGGAATCCACATATTAGATACGTCCTATTTGCAAAGGTAACCGGTTGGCTTACACTTGGAAAATGTAAAGGAAGAGAAAAGGAATTCAGTAAAAAGCAGCTACAGGTATACCGTACTATATTGGATTTTATTTACAAGCAAGGCATTGATGTAAATGATAATACAAAATTAGATAGTGTAGAACTGCAATTAGATAACGGTAACACCCTTCTAATGCAGGTCATTTCAAATGGGAGAGATCTTGTAGACCAAATGCTTCCTTTAATGTACTTACGTACTTTTAAAGCAGATCCATTTGTATACAATTACAGAGATAGAAAGAATGCATTGCATTTCTTATTGCTAAAAGGGCATGATGTACAACAATGTATTATAAATGTTATCCAACAGCATCCAGCTATTAAAGCACATATTAATGACCAAACCATATATGGTGATACTGCACTTCATTTAGCATGCGTTCGAAGAGACCTTACCAATATAAAACAGCTGCTAAAGCATGGCGCTAAGGATAGCTTACATATGGTCAATAAAATTGGTAAGAAGCCAGTAGATATGCTGCTGATGCCCACAGAAGAAAGAATGCGATGGATATACCTATACCTTGGCTTTGACAATTTATCTGCTGATTACTTTAATAATTCGGAAAGATTAGCTAAGTATCTTAAACTAGCACTGCTTGAAGAAGAAAAAAAGGCACTAGCTTATGTAGCTACTATTGATGAAAAAAAATTTAATGCAGATCCAAATGCCATTGAAGCTATGCTAGAGGATACTAACAAGGATAGCTCCATCCATTCAAATGTAAAGGAGCATGTGATCGCTTAA
- the metG gene encoding methionine--tRNA ligase — translation MIKHVLFTRASMNETKRYTITAALPYANGPIHLGHVAGAHLPADIYARYLRQKKETVLFVSGSDEHGVAITVQAKQEGSTPQEIVNKYHALNKKSLEAIGISYDIFSRTTSPLHYATAADFFTTLHQKGVFEKHTKEQYYDPIEAQFLSDRHIIGSCPYCGHARAYGDQCEACGTSLSPEELQNPTSAISGAKPILKPTMHWYLPLHKYTHWLKKWILEEHKDFKSNVYGQCKNWLNQGLRSRAITRDLTWGVPLPLAEGTDKVLYVWFEAPIGYISATKEWAQIHQVDWEPFWKDPNTTLIHFLGKDNIVFHCIIFPVMLQAHGTFILPKHVPANEFLNLEGLKFSTSRNHAVWLHTYLEAFPNGADVLRYVLCSIAPENKDSDFTWKDFQEKNNNELVANLGNLVHRTLHMVHRYFDGTVPANLAPTAAEETLLNTLRTAFTRVGESIEQFKFKEALQLCMGYATLGNKYLTTQAPWHMIQNDPTAAGTILYHALQLIATLALLLNPFLPKTSTTIANMIGLKENGWGATDISNLIKAGEPLAKAVVLFEKIEDSAIEKQLEKLQHTKTLSQPA, via the coding sequence TTGATTAAGCATGTATTATTTACCAGAGCATCTATGAACGAAACCAAACGCTATACGATTACAGCTGCACTTCCCTATGCCAATGGACCTATTCACTTAGGTCATGTAGCAGGTGCCCATTTACCTGCTGATATCTATGCACGTTATTTAAGGCAAAAAAAAGAAACAGTCCTTTTCGTCAGTGGTTCAGATGAACATGGTGTAGCTATAACCGTCCAAGCTAAACAAGAGGGGAGTACGCCTCAAGAAATTGTAAACAAGTACCATGCGTTAAATAAAAAATCACTAGAGGCCATAGGGATTAGCTATGATATTTTTTCTCGTACGACCTCTCCCCTGCATTATGCAACTGCGGCTGATTTTTTTACGACACTTCATCAAAAAGGGGTCTTTGAAAAGCATACAAAAGAACAATATTATGATCCTATAGAAGCCCAATTTTTATCTGATCGTCATATCATAGGTAGTTGCCCATATTGTGGACATGCGCGTGCCTATGGAGACCAATGCGAAGCTTGTGGTACAAGTTTAAGTCCAGAGGAACTACAGAATCCTACTTCTGCTATTAGCGGTGCAAAACCCATTTTAAAACCAACCATGCATTGGTATCTTCCCTTACATAAATATACACATTGGCTTAAAAAATGGATTTTAGAAGAACATAAAGACTTTAAATCTAATGTATATGGTCAATGCAAGAACTGGCTTAACCAAGGATTGCGATCACGTGCTATTACCCGTGATTTAACGTGGGGCGTCCCGCTTCCACTCGCTGAAGGAACAGATAAGGTGCTCTATGTATGGTTTGAAGCACCGATTGGGTATATCAGCGCTACCAAAGAATGGGCCCAAATCCATCAAGTGGATTGGGAACCTTTCTGGAAAGATCCCAACACAACACTTATCCATTTCCTTGGGAAGGATAACATTGTCTTCCACTGTATTATATTTCCTGTTATGCTGCAAGCACATGGCACATTTATTCTACCCAAACACGTACCGGCTAACGAATTCCTCAACTTAGAGGGACTAAAATTTTCCACTTCACGCAACCACGCTGTCTGGCTTCACACCTATTTGGAAGCATTTCCGAATGGAGCAGATGTATTGCGCTATGTGCTCTGTAGCATTGCACCAGAAAATAAGGATAGTGATTTCACTTGGAAAGATTTTCAAGAAAAAAATAATAATGAATTGGTCGCAAACTTAGGCAATTTGGTACACAGAACCCTCCATATGGTACATCGTTACTTTGATGGAACAGTGCCTGCTAATCTGGCACCTACCGCTGCAGAGGAAACGCTACTGAACACATTGCGTACTGCTTTTACAAGGGTAGGGGAATCGATTGAGCAATTCAAGTTTAAGGAAGCACTGCAACTATGCATGGGATATGCTACATTGGGCAATAAATACCTAACAACGCAAGCACCCTGGCATATGATCCAAAACGATCCAACAGCCGCTGGAACCATACTCTACCATGCCCTCCAGCTTATTGCCACGCTTGCTTTATTATTGAACCCTTTCTTACCTAAAACCAGTACTACAATAGCTAATATGATTGGATTGAAAGAAAATGGATGGGGTGCTACTGATATAAGTAATCTCATAAAAGCAGGAGAACCGTTAGCAAAAGCTGTAGTGTTATTTGAAAAAATAGAAGACAGCGCGATAGAAAAACAGCTCGAGAAATTACAACATACAAAAACATTATCTCAACCAGCTTAA
- a CDS encoding DUF2795 domain-containing protein, translated as MYWTLELISYLEDAPWPATKDELIDYAKRSGAPLEVISNLEELDNDDYPYSSVEEIWPDYPTGDDFVFNEDEY; from the coding sequence ATGTATTGGACTCTTGAATTGATATCTTATTTAGAGGATGCCCCTTGGCCAGCTACTAAGGATGAATTAATAGATTATGCAAAGCGTTCGGGCGCTCCTTTAGAGGTAATTAGTAATCTGGAAGAGTTGGATAATGATGATTACCCTTATTCTTCTGTTGAGGAAATATGGCCTGATTATCCAACAGGGGATGATTTTGTTTTTAATGAGGATGAATATTAA